A segment of the Anoplolepis gracilipes chromosome 14, ASM4749672v1, whole genome shotgun sequence genome:
ATCGTCGTGGTGTGCTCTATTAAGACTGCTGTGCATGACTTCCGGGACTACGAAATAAGAGCGATCTGGCCCTTTTTTGTATACCAGGCCATCGATCAATTCAAACTTATCATCATTCGCGTATTCTAACCTTTGCGcaatctctttaatttttgcatccTGCAATTGTTCAAATTCGAGTTCCCTTTCTAGCGGAATAGATTCAATATATGCGATCTGACGACTCAATGCGTCTACGTGTGGCATTTGCTTGCCTGACCGGTGCGATAACTTGAATCGATAGTTTTGAAGATTCAATGTCCACCGAGCTATCCGCGGGTTAAGATTCGCCTTATTTACGGCATGGACCAGTGCATTACAATCCGTTACTATTGTGAATCCGAGACCGTACAAATAGATATGAAATCTCTCGATTGCCTTAACGATAGCTAACATTTCTAACTCGAAACTTTGGTATCTCGATTCTGCTTGATTCGTAGATTGACTAAAGTGCGCGACCGGTagccaatttttattattaaatttttgtaataaaatcgtGCTAAGCTTTTGAGAACTTGCGTCCGTGTGTAATTGCGTTTCTGTTTGCGGATTATAGATAGCAAGAACGGGTCGAGAACACAATTCATTTTTAAGTTGTTGAAACGCTGACATGCATTGACCGTCGAAATCGAACTCCaccgatttttttaatagattaaaaagagGTTTAGCTTTCGTCGAATAATTCCTAATAAATTTTCGGAAATAACCaattgttacgtccaggcccgtagagaggatgggtcagaggaagggcgtaacaaagaactgttccgatgtcaaaagtcttcgacgagtgactcggtcgagcgagctgcaggttagcaaataggtaaacgacgggtgtcgttattactctgttatacgaacgctctctcggtggtccctttttggtaagagaatcgaatctcttttacgcgggacgggaccttgtgtgatctttcgcgtggagggagtgagggagttaaataagtttaccgatcatttaatttttaaattaacatttattcaattgatccctaccattatacatataactttattgatattatcaaatccttaaaattatttgtatgagtgtgtgtgtgtatttgtgtgtgtggatcgcgggtgttacaaaagtacggaggtcatcaacctccgaaaagaaaagaaggggaacgagtgcgagtctaaagattttattctggttggtatttgtacaatagtttataataagaaaaaaagaaaaataataataattataatttgggAACGGTGTTATGTGTGTTACTGCGCGATGTCGATGTCTTCGAAGACGCTATCTATAATGCTGAGGAGAGCGGAATCGGATATGGATGCAAGTTTTGATTCTAAGGAGGGGAGCGCAGAGGTGTCAGAGTCTGCTGGAGAGTATTCCAAAGAGGAGTCGGGTAATTCTATCGTGTGGCTCGATGAATTGTCCGAGAGGATTACGGACAAGGAATCGGAAAATGTTAGAGGAGACGACGGCGGTGAATCGTCGGATATATCGATGACTGAAGGTGAAAGGGGTACGGGGGAATACGATGGGGAAGGAAAATCTACTTCAGGGTAACTATGAGTAGATGGGAAAAGGGTTTTTAACGGAGTGGAGCAGCGCGAATACTGCGGTGAAGAAAAGGGGGAATCTAAACTGTTGATTTCGTTCTcggtcgtgtcgtccgatctatTGTCTCGATTTgctcgcgagaatcggcgggtCGACGCGATTTTaggcattttaaataaagaataaggtTGAATAAAGGGGAAGGGagacgatgaaaaaaaaacaaaccaaaagagaaggaaattaaacttactacTTAGGCAGATTGGTTGCGTCCTAGCTGCTGGTGTAGTTGTGCTCTTACTCGGCGGGTCGTCTTGTTgagcactgactctaatagtTTTGAGACGTAAACGGAACTCCCGTAGTGTAGATAAATTGCTTGAGTCAGCGAGCGACCGAAATGAATCTGATGTACTGTcaactgattttaaattttggaatgatggtaatgcgcgagtcttccctttttatattaaatcttgagggcgtgttaacaatttgggcgggagtatttttgagattttgacgtgtaaaagctgtcgttcggtgagatccttctcctccttatttttgattgttgctgattggtgggctctgtacggcctcttaggaaatttggagattcttcatttggttatctcctgggattatgcggctgtttttatccattatttatttaggagaTCTCACTTTCGgtccttttcggtcatttctttgaacatcgatttcaatgtttaaaacatatttttcgttccgcggccctcttatgactggtcgggcaattattgctttatttttatagaaggtaaagacgtggagccgacagtgcgtagcggcattatttgtttctttcttaggattatgcagctgtgtttgttgatttattcatttagaggatctcactatcgatcctttccggtcgtttcctttgaacatcgatttcaatgttttaaaatatttttcgtcgcgtGATCCcttttatgattagtcgggcgatttttgcttcattttcgtgggaggaaaaatgtggagccgacagtgcgtagcggcattatttgtttctttcttaagattatgcagctgtgtttgtctgtttcgttgtttagagaatttcgttattgatcccttccggtatttgtttagatatcgtttttagtaggtctaaacattatttgataataacggttcttttctattgcgcgacccgttttttttttgtgaccgatcggacgattattgttcattttgtgggaggaaaaacgtggagccgacaggacgtaacaccCCCGGCCTTAAACAAATGTTGGGGAGAAACCCAACATTTGCAGAAAAAGGGGAGAGATATGTTTTTCTCTTCAACTAATTTCGTTTAAGTTTGCTTATGTGTCTGTTTTCGCACGCTGTttgtttataaagaaaaaaagaggaaagaaaaaagcaaCCTCCAAAACTTCTTCCTATTTCTTTCGTCTTccttttacactttttttttttttttttttttatgttaaaatgcAAAACTATCTCCTCTTACgttttaagaaagagaaaagaaaagccAAAGGAGTGTTGTATTACTTTTCCTTGACCATCGTCGAAGGTTTAGATCTTTGTTTTCCCGGGTGACGTTTTTATTGCTCTCAGCGAAGGAATAATAGTTAAGTATTTTTATGCTGTTTGTGGAATTAAACTATTAAGCAAGattgttttgcattttttttttatacgtggaTATTAAACTATCTTATAATGATATCATACATATGTTAACGTAATTAtgcaatgtatatgtaatattctaGAATAATTCTGTTATGTGATATTGTGGGTGtgaggtatatatataaaaaattttttcttttatctttatgtTAATCAATTgggcaaatatataaagaaagtgagatttttatatatatgtatatatattttattattattattattattattattattattattattatcactattgtatacatgtatatatgtagtttttttttcttattttaattaatgtaataaaaaggaaagtgtaggttttttttttttttttaacggtaGGCGATACGGATGTTTTAGCGCAGTCGCTGAGCATGCCCTAGTTGGATTAATGAGTCTCGTAAATTGCAAGCGCCGTCGTTATATTGGTTATGTATAATCAACTTGATCATGGCGGCCCCGTCGCCAAGGGGGTGAACTATTTTCATCCACCCCTCCTGTTTTTCTGCTAGGATCTTGCATAGCGCGATCGTCTTTTGTGGCCATTTGGTGGTTTTCCAAGAGGGGGCCGTATATGCTAGGCCGCACTGATGGCTTGCCACGAGAGCTCTCGAAATCGGTCTTCTAGGAGAAACACTTGTGACATCCGTCTCCAGATGGTCGCTCCCCAATCCTTTAGATCGATTTTTACCATGCTCGTTGTcctatttattttagtaatgaGACCGCGTTGCCATAGGTCCTTTATCTTTACGGCAACTGGTTCGTTTTCTTTCAGGTGTTCGGGCCATATGTGGAGGTAGGTATGTCGTCGATCCATCCGGAAGTTTAATTCTTCCAGAAGTTCTGCTAGGTCCTTCTCGCTGTTTTTTAAGTGTAGCCATATGAGATGTGGGGATTCCACCTGGATAGTTCGTATTTCCAGGCGTCCACGGGTTAAATCATGAGTGTTGATGCCTTTGATTTCCATTTCTAAAATTGTTTAGTATGGATTAAAAAGgtgggtttttttttatatttagggAGGGAAAGGGGGTGGAAAAAGGAACCGTTCTGCGTGTATTGtttgatcaattttattatttttatcatttatttccccccttttttttaattgttattattactgttattattattattattattattattcctatGGGTGATTATGaggtatatctatttttattcttttagttCTGTATAATTCGCGTTTTCTCGTGTATGCAGCAGAGGATATATCGCGTTTCTTTCTGAAGTGTCTAAATTATAGTTTCCTTGCGTAGTTGGTTTTGTTATGGTTTTATTGTCTTCGTGCGGTGCACTCGGCGGTATCTTTTCGGAACGTTTTTGTCGTCCtagatgcaataaaaaatgagtGAGAAAATCCCAAACTGCTCCAAATAAATACAGTGACCATCCATATACGGTATGTAGTGCGTATCCGTGCACGAGTGTGTCTAGGATTAATTTAGAAACTCTTGCGGTTAAATATATTCCGATTATTCCAGCGCTAATATTTCCGAAAATCAGAAATTTGttccaaaattttttccaaGCAGAGGCGGCTATTTTTTCCACTGAAGCTTCGTCTAAAAGGTTGGAGATTGATCCTTCCTGTAGTGAACTGGACATTCCCATTACTCCCGTTGCTACCGTATTTAGAAGTGCGGGCCGCTCAGCGGGGAACATTATGTGATTTCTTAGTTCTTTCAGTTCGTTTTCAGAATATATACCGCTGGTTGCGAGTCACCCTGGGCTTATGTACTTCCAGGTAGGTTTGGTTAATGGTTTCATAATGGTCGGTGGTAGGGTGTCCACTGGATTCGGTAAAAATTTGTACCATGAATCTCCCAAAAGGTACATGGCAGGTGCGAACGGGTTGCAGGCGGTTTGTGTTCCTTGTCGTAATAGTATGTGAGTTTGAGGCGTTAAAAAGTGTGTTTGATTTCCTCTAATTACTGGTAATTGGTCGTAACATTCCTTGGTTCGCGCGAGTTTTACATCGACTGGcacacattttattatgtgAATTACTTCTCCTGCTCGGAAAGCCATGTATCCAGGTCCATTCATTAAatgatatgcaaaaatatccgGTGTTTGACTAGCTATGGCTAGTGCGTTTCGTAACATTTTTCGTTCTAATTTGCATTGATgctgtaatatatttctatatagtTCGTTTATTTGAGTGCGGATGTGTTTTTCTACATACACGAATTTCGAGTTCATGTAGGTGAACATATCAAGATTTGAAGTACGagaatatttcttgaaaatttggCTTCCGCGTACTGTTTCGAAAATCAGTAATTTTGGATGTTCAGTTCGGATGAGTGAATATCCACAAACGTCTTGTTTCCCTTTACTAGTCAGCGCGAAAATGACTTCTTGTGTGACtaatgaataaattgtttGAGAGTGATATCTATTGTCGTCGATACTTTGTGTGCATATCCTTCGAATAGTAATCTGTAGTTGGAAAATTTGCAAGTATCGGTTGGTTCAGGGTCCCAGTATGTATCTCCTCCTTCTATGTCAGTGCAATATGTAGCGCCAAATTCACACGTGACGCCGGATCTGAGTTGTACCCGGTTGGTATTTATTCGTACGTCGGCGGTATAATCttgcaatgtaatttttacactCGCTAGTACGATTACATCTGCCCATGTTCCATAAGGATCGGAGTATGCTCCTCCGATACATGCTCCGCTATTGTCGACGCTGCCAGCGAGCATTATTGGTCGTGTGGTTGTCTGGTTAGATTTTAAACCGGATATGTATGTACTTCCTAATTGATAACTGCCTTGATTATGCATTCGTTTGCATGCTTCGCGAGGTATTTCTTCCACATATGAATATTTTCCGTTATACACATCCATACTATGAGAAAACATTCCGCATTTTCTGATTATCCGGTCGATTTCGACTTTGCATTGTATTACTTGTACAGATTCGAATTCGTTGATTTGTAGTAACTGAAGGTATATTTGATCTTGATTAACTTTTTGTACTGGAATGTCACATTCGCCGATAGTTAATAGCGATAAGGTAGTTAAATTTGTTGTAGGAGATCCACAATCGTAGCCTATTATTCCATgtgtttgataaaatttaatcattaacatTGTTATTATTGCGACAATTTTCCTAATTCTGGAATCCATCTGAAagtgcatataattaattaacatttggTCTGATATGTGATATTCGCAACCGATTCGGATGTACAATTcgactatttttctttatcctAACTTTTacgttgtttttatttaagatttctAAAACTTCGTGAGGTCCAGTATATTGATCTCCGAATTTACCTGGTTTCGGaccttttaacaaaaatacctggTCTCCCGGTTTAAATTTTTGTGGGTTGATTTTCTTATCATAATGggtttttgatttaatttttgcctGTATGACGTTATCGCGCGCGTTTCTTTGAATCGTATGTAACTGTGTGGCTAGATTTATTAAGTATTCGTCGTAACTTGCTAATTTATCTTCTGATGCGAGAGGTTCGTTTGATGGAATTCTCGCTATTTTACCGAAAACTAGTTCGTATGGAGTGTGTTTAGTTGCCTCGTGTACGCTGGTATTGTAATTAAACATCGCGAGACTGATCCATCTATCCCATTCTTT
Coding sequences within it:
- the LOC140673487 gene encoding LOW QUALITY PROTEIN: uncharacterized protein (The sequence of the model RefSeq protein was modified relative to this genomic sequence to represent the inferred CDS: inserted 1 base in 1 codon; substituted 1 base at 1 genomic stop codon) — encoded protein: MIITDTPGSSFDKVAMDIVGPLPKTERGNEYILTLQDQLTKFCMGVPLPNETSETIAEAFVDRFICILGAPKAVLTDQGRNFISDLMKKVAKLFRIRKFRTTAFHPQSNGSLERSHHALGEYLKKYANEQKEWDRWISLAMFNYNTSVHEATKHTPYELVFGKIARIPSNEPLASEDKLASYDEYLINLATQLHTIQRNARDNVIQAKIKSKTHYDKKINPQKFKPGDQVFLLKGPKPGKFGDQYTGPHEVLEILNKNNMDSRIRKIVAIITMLMIKFYQTHGIIGYDCGSPTTNLTTLSLLTIGECDIPVQKVNQDQIYLQLLQINEFESVQVIQCKVEIDRIIRKCGMFSHSMDVYNGKYSYVEEIPREACKRMHNQGSYQLGSTYISGLKSNQTTTRPIMLAGSVDNSGACIGGAYSDPYGTWADVIVLASVKITLQDYTADVRINTNRVQLRSGVTCEFGATYCTDIEGGDTYWDPEPTDTCKFSNYRLLFEGYAHKVSTTIDXHSQTIYSLVTQEVIFALTSKGKQDVCGYSLIRTEHPKLLIFETVRGSQIFKKYSRTSNLDMFTYMNSKFVYVEKHIRTQINELYRNILQHQCKLERKMLRNALAIASQTPDIFAYHLMNGPGYMAFRAGEVIHIIKCVPVDVKLARTKECYDQLPVIRGNQTHFLTPQTHILLRQGTQTACNPFAPAMYLLGDSWYKFLPNPVDTLPPTIMKPLTKPTWKYISPGXLATSGIYSENELKELRNHIMFPAERPALLNTVATGVMGMSSSLQEGSISNLLDEASVEKIAASAWKKFWNKFLIFGNISAGIIGIYLTARVSKLILDTLVHGYALHTVYGWSLYLFGAVWDFLTHFLLHLGRQKRSEKIPPSAPHEDNKTITKPTTQGNYNLDTSERNAIYPLLHTRENANYTELKE